The Lepidochelys kempii isolate rLepKem1 chromosome 5, rLepKem1.hap2, whole genome shotgun sequence genome window below encodes:
- the DMRTA1 gene encoding doublesex- and mab-3-related transcription factor A1 produces MEPGSSPGLPPAFLRPPSLFLRAAAAATGGSSSPCCPAAGGPERGACSPRTPKCARCRNHGVVSALKGHKRFCRWRDCACAKCALIAERQRVMAAQVALRRQQAQEESEARGLQHLRGRAPAGGGVSAELQPGRREEQVQKYDSYFRVLEGPVVLSHPPPLISSPESAEASGSCRVKSSGLEISEKEENVQCPSPEQQLEGVESSGSLSSSDMESGNESEWSKDFAAPRSSLPAAASRHRDPLGILTKVFPSHKRSKLESILQFCKGDVVQAIEQILNRKENKQNVKDFANPSRSEFSALHRASSFSLTGLGVGAFGNTSAFSPLQTGSTSFGSATNLYSLNPRLGISPLKLAYSTPGRGLPGFMSPYLTPGLVPALPFHPAMDYSFSGAIKDASYFPSKESVTSSGIFSRLNQENQ; encoded by the exons ATGGAGCCGGGCAGCTCCCCGGGGctgccccccgccttcctccGCCCGCCCAGTCTCTTCTTGCGGGCGGCGGCCGCGGCCACTGGCGGCtcctccagcccctgctgcccgGCGGCTGGGGGCCCGGAGCGCGGCGCCTGCTCCCCGCGGACCCCGAAGTGCGCCCGCTGCCGCAACCACGGCGTGGTGTCCGCGCTCAAGGGCCACAAGCGCTTCTGCCGCTGGCGGGACTGTGCCTGCGCCAAGTGCGCGCTGATCGCCGAGCGCCAGCGGGTCATGGCCGCGCAGGTGGCCCTGCGCCGGCAGCAGGCGCAGGAGGAGAGCGAGGCCCGGGGGCTCCAGCACCTCCGCGGGCGGGCGCCGGCGGGCGGGGGCGTGAGCGcggagctccagccggggagaAGAG aAGAACAGGTGCAGAAGTATGACTCGTACTTCAGGGTGTTAGAAGGTCCTGTAGTCCTATCACATCCTCCTCCCCTGATATCTTCGCCTGAGTCAGCGGAAGCTAGTGGAAGCTGTAGAGTGAAGTCatctgggctggaaatctcagaAAAGGAAGAGAATGTTCAGTGTCCTAGTCCGGAGCAGCAGTTGGAAGGTGTAGAAAGTTCAGGATCTCTTTCTTCTTCAGACATGGAATCAGGAAATGAAAGTGAATGGTCCAAGGATTTTGCTGCCCCCCGTTCcagtctgcctgctgctgcttcaAGACACAGAGACCCACTTGGCATTCTCACCAAAGTCTTTCCTAGTCATAAACGAAGCAAGCTGGAGAGTATCCTGCAGTTCTGCAAAGGAGATGTGGTCCAAGCCATAGAACAGATCTTGAATAGGAAAGAGAATAAACAAAATGTCAAAGACTTTGCAAACCCATCTAGATCTGAATTTAGTGCCTTACACAGAGCCTCTAGTTTTAGCCTCACAGGATTAGGTGTTGGAGCATTTGGCAATACATCAGCTTTCTCCCCTCTTCAAACCGGTTCTACATCATTTGGAAGTGCAACAAATCTTTATAGCCTAAACCCTAGATTGGGGATTAGTCCTCTAAAACTGGCTTATTCCACCCCTGGAAGAGGGCTGCCTGGATTTATGTCACCCTACTTAACACCTGGACTGGTTCCAGCTTTGCCTTTTCACCCAGCAATGGACTACTCCTTTTCAGGAGCGATCAAGGATGCGTCTTACTTTCCGAGTAAAGAGTCAGTCACTAGCAGTGGAATTTTCTCAAGGTTAAATCAAGAAAACCAGTAG